The Salvia splendens isolate huo1 chromosome 21, SspV2, whole genome shotgun sequence genome includes a window with the following:
- the LOC121783390 gene encoding autophagy-related protein 8C-like — MAKSSFKLEHPLERRQAEAARIREKYPDRIPVIVEKAERSDIPDIDKKKYLVPADLTVGQFVYVVRKRIKLSAEKAIFIFVKNVLPPTAAMMSAIYEENKDEDGFLYMTYSGENTFGLL; from the exons ATGGCTAAAAGCTCATTCAAGTTGGAACACCCTCTCG AAAGGCGACAGGCTGAAGCTGCTCGTATTAGGGAGAAGTACCCTGACAGAATCCCG GTCATTGTGGAGAAGGCTGAAAGAAGTGACATCCCTGATATTGACAAgaaaaa ATATCTTGTTCCTGCTGATCTGACTGTCGGCCAATTTGTATATGTTGTCCGCAAAAGAATTAAGCTCAGTGCTGAGAAAGCCATCTTTATCTTTGTGAAGAATGTGCTCCCTCCTACTG CTGCGATGATGTCTGCTATCTACGAGGAAAACAAAGATGAGGATGGATTCCTATACATGACTTACAGTGGGGAGAACACTTTTGGATTGCTCTGA
- the LOC121784321 gene encoding uncharacterized protein At2g29880-like, protein MTDNYHPMNSVETNIGSQGGSGLGRGPRPRVDRTRRSWTAREEEILVSILKDLVTHGWKSDNGFRGGYLQRIEEALNREFPGCGLRVAPHINSKISQWKESYSSLSAILARSDVGFNMNRDFKIDCDNDQWEQIVKCDANARGMRHRSWPLWDDWKVLFGKDRAVGTIAKDTFDAHANYAGRTPSSQQDVRLGSPVESGEYSAANPSPQQRPVANPDESTGQSIDHSLQTKKSGSKRKASSPPVGLIEMLGRMQDDTNDRLDKLTNRIGFEFDLSEARKEVIDILSGIPDLTLVQQIDASEIIIDKVERVELFMSLPETSRLTYVMCVLEKHGHY, encoded by the exons ATGACCGACAACTACCACCCAATGAACTCCGTCGAGACGAACATAGGTTCGCAAG GCGGCAGTGGCCTAGGGCGTGGTCCAAGGCCCCGGGTTGATCGCACAAGAAGAAGTTGGACAGCTCGTGAAGAGGAAATACTTGTGTCTATTCTGAAGGATCTTGTCACACATGGCTGGAAAAGTGACAATGGGTTTCGTGGGGGATATCTGCAGCGGATTGAAGAGGCTCTGAATCGGGAGTTCCCAGGATGCGGCTTGAGGGTTGCTCCTCATATCAATTCAAAGATTAGCCAGTGGAAGGAGAGCTACTCGTCTCTGAGTGCGATACTTGCACGAAGTGATGTGGGTTTCAACATGAACAGAGATTTCAAAATTGATTGTGACAATGACCAATGGGAGCAGATTGTTAAG TGTGATGCCAACGCACGCGGTATGCGACACAGGTCATGGCCTCTATGGGATGATTGGAAGGTGCTGTTTGGAAAAGATCGTGCTGTTGGGACCATTGCAAAAGACACGTTCGATGCACATGCCAATTATGCAGGGCGAACACCATCCTCTCAACAAGATGTCCGGCTGGGATCCCCTGTTGAATCGGGTGAATATTCAGCAGCCAACCCGAGCCCTCAGCAGAGGCCCGTGGCCAACCCGGATGAAAGCACCGGCCAGAGCATAGATCATTCACTACAAACTAAAAAATCTGGATCAAAAAGGAAGGCCTCTAGCCCTCCTGTGGGTTTGATTGAGATGCTTGGACGGATGCAAGATGATACCAATGACCGGCTTGACAAACTGACCAATCGGATTGGGTTTGAGTTCGATCTTAGCGAAGCACGTAAGGAAGTTATCGACATACTGAGTGGTATACCGGATCTGACGCTTGTGCAGCAAATTGATGCCTCCGAGATCATCATCGATAAGGTGGAGCGTGTTGAGTTGTTCATGAGTCTTCCGGAGACATCGCGTCTTACATACGTGATGTGTGTGCTGGAGAAGCACGGCCATTATTGA